One genomic window of Podarcis muralis chromosome 9, rPodMur119.hap1.1, whole genome shotgun sequence includes the following:
- the LOC144328930 gene encoding uncharacterized protein LOC144328930, giving the protein MLLQPLSNPPHAQGAGDAVLQAGSFPKLERLLNVLLLLAALHFLIQTAIYFSCLFLILPMGFVVSNVISGANTIMGAASSENLRTGHALCQGAAGERAQQTSFHLYVQGIEDLVMSLAVAYFLVRVGLIFCNLIFILPLIFFLSERSCS; this is encoded by the exons ATGCTTCTGCAGCCTCTCTCCAACCCTCCCCATGCCCAGGGAGCGGGCGATGCCGTCCTCCAAGCAGGCTCCTTCCCCAAACTTGAGCGGCTCCTGAACGTTCTCTTGCTCCTGGCGGCTCTCCACTTCCTCATCCAGACGGCCATTTATTTCTCCTGCCTCTTCCTGATCCTGCCCATGGGGTTTGTTGTCTCCAACGTCATCTCTGG GGCAAACACCATAATGGGCGCTGCATCTTCTGAGAACCTGAGGACGGGGCATGCCTTGTGCCAGGGGGCAGCGGGCGAGAGAGCCCAGCAGACGTCCTTCCACCTTTACGTCCAGGGGATCGAGGACCTGGTGATGTCCTTGGCGGTCGCTTACTTCCTGGTCCGTGTTGGGCTGATCTTCTGCAACCTCATCTTCATCCTGCCCTTGATCTTCTTCCTCAGTGAAAGGAGCTGCTCTTGA